In Molothrus aeneus isolate 106 chromosome 25, BPBGC_Maene_1.0, whole genome shotgun sequence, one DNA window encodes the following:
- the SRP68 gene encoding signal recognition particle subunit SRP68, whose translation MAAERQGGGGGRGAGAEENKEHKDGKDNKENERPAGPQPGGLGDSLGLEILQIVKESQQQHGLRHGDFQRYRGYCSRRLRRLRKTLNFKMGNRHKFTGKKVTEEILSDNRYLLLILMDAERAWSYAMQLKQEANTEPRKRFHLLSRLRKAVKHAEELERLCESNRVDAKTKLEAQAYMAYLTGMLRFEHQEWKAAMEAFNKCKTIYEKLANAFTEEQAVLYNQRVEEISPNIRYCAYNIGDQSAMNELMQMRLRSGGTEGLLAEKLEALITQTRAKQAATMSEVEWRGRTVPVKIDKVRIFLLGLADNEAAIAQAENEETKERLFESLLSECRDAIQAVREELKPDQKQREHSLENDSGKVSNIQYLHSYLTYIKLSTAIKRNESMAKSLQKALLQQQRSDEDGKRSPRPQDLIRLYDIILQNLVELTQLPGLEEDKNFQKEIGLKTLVYKAYRCFFIAQSYVLVKKWSEALVLYERVLKYACEVQSGAGAHRNSLKELPDVQDLITQVNAEKYSLQAAAILDANDPHETESPSQVKDGKPLSERFETFCLDPSLVSKQVSLVHFPPGFQPIPCKPLFFDLALNHVAFPPLEDKVEQKAKSGLTGYIKGIFGFKS comes from the exons ATGGCGGCGGAGCGTcagggaggcggcggcggccgcggggccggtGCGGAGGAGaacaaggagcacaaggacGGCAAGGACAACAAGGAGAACGAGCGGCCGGCGGGGCCGCAGCCCGGCGGCCTCGGCGATAGCCTGGGCCTGGAGA TCCTGCAGATCGTGAAGGAGtcgcagcagcagcatggcctGAGGCATGGGGACTTCCAGAGGTACAG GGGTTATTGCTCCCGCAGACTGAGGCGGCTCCGCAAAACTCTCAACTTCAAGATGGGCAACAGACACAAGTTCACTGGGAAGAAAGTAACTGAAGAGATTCTCTCAGACAACAG gtATTTGCTGCTGATCCTGATGGATGCAGAGAGGGCCTGGAGCTATGCCATGCAGCTGAAGCAGGAGGCCAACACGGAGCCCCGCAAGCGCTTCCATTTGCTGTCGCGGCTGCGCAAGGCTGTGAAACACGCCGAGGAGCTGGAGAGGCTCTGTGAGAGCAACAGGGTGGATGCCAAGACTAAGCTGGAAGCTCAG GCGTACATGGCTTATCTCACCGGCATGCTTCGCTTCGAGCACCAGGAGTGGAAGGCAGCAATGGAGGCTTTCAACAAATGCAA GACCATCTATGAGAAGCTGGCCAATGCTTTCACAGAAGAACAGGCTGTGCTGTATAACCAGCGTGTGGAGGAGATCTCACCCAACATCCGCTACTGTGCCTACAACATTG GTGACCAATCTGCCATGAATGAGTTGATGCAGATGAGACTGAGGTCTGGTGGCACTGAAGGTCTTCTTGCAGAAAAACTGGAG GCACTGATCACCCAGACTCGGGCAAAGCAGGCAGCCACGATGAGTGAGGTGGAGTGGAGAGGGAGAACTGTCCCAGTGAAGATTGACAAAGTGAGGAtcttcctgctggggctggctgacAACGAGGCAGCAATTGCTCAG GCAGAAAATGAGGAGACAAAGGAACGTTTGTTTGAGTCTTTACTCAGTGAGTGCAGAGATGCCATTCAGGCAGTTCGGGAAGAATTGAAACCTGACCAG AAGCAACGAGAACACTCTCTGGAAAACGATTCTGGGAAGGTGTCCAACATCCAGTACTTACACAG TTATTTGACCTACATCAAGCTGTCCACAGCCATCAAGCGCAATGAGAGCATGGCCAAGTCCCTGCAgaaggccctgctgcagcagcagcgctCTGACGAGGACGGCAAGCGCTCGCCGCGGCCGCAGGACCTCATCCGTCTCTACGACATCATCCTGCAG AACCTTGTGGAACTGACACAGCTTCCTGGCCTAGAAGAGGACAAGAACTTCCAAAAGGAGATTGGATTGAAGACTCTTGTGTACAAAGCTTACAG GTGTTTCTTCATTGCCCAGTCCTATGTCCTGGTAAAGAAGTGGAGTGAAGCCCTCGTGCTGTACGAGAGGGTGCTGAAATACGCCTGCGAGGTTCAGTCGGGAGCTGGAGCTCACAGGAACAGCCTCAAG GAGCTGCCTGATGTTCAGGATCTCATCACTCAAGTCAATGCAGAGAAGTATTCCTTGCAAGCAGCAGCTATTTTAG ATGCAAATGATCCTCATGAGACTGAGTCTCCATCTCAGGTCAAGGATGGCAAG CCTCTCTCAGAACGGTTTGAGACTTTCTGCCTGGATCCTTCCCTGGTCAGCAAGCAAGTCAGCCTCGTGCACTTCCCACCAGGATTCCAGCCCATTCCATGCAAACCCTTGTTCTTTGACCTGGCCCTTAACCATGTTGCTTTCCCACCTCTGGAGGACAAGGTGGAGCAGAAGGCCAAGAGTGGCCTCACAGGATATATAAAGGGCATTTTTGGATTCAAAAGTTAA